From the genome of Leptodactylus fuscus isolate aLepFus1 chromosome 1, aLepFus1.hap2, whole genome shotgun sequence, one region includes:
- the LOC142213087 gene encoding transducin-like enhancer protein 1 has protein sequence MFPQNRPPTHLQASVAAGAASGPPQSLKLTYPETLDRIKEEFQFLQSQYHSLKMECEKLATEKTEIQRHYVMYYEMSYGLNIEMHKQTEIAKRLNVICAQLVPFLSQEHQQQVVQAVERAKQVTMAELNAAIGHQLQAQHLSHHAPPIPLTPHPSSLQPPNLAAATSASSLLALSGVLGLQSQLAAKEGLTDSEHRDRDPGPSCVTLPNGERVRTLSDYLNSNKKRKTEEKDFGTDYGSDADRSEDNLVVDEDPASPHSVHSYSSRENGVDKTNLQRKDPPPASPNSMTSSSSVSPSRSKDLPTQVEKAGTPGLKSSTPNSQSDMSTPGPSGATSSQFRPLSSKPAIDPLALGLRAPLGTQGGYPAAFSIAHPSVNAEGAGAYAGLHLMSPQINGAAAAGNYGRSSLVGYDPHAHMRSLGATIPGAASGKPAYSFHVSADGQMQPVPFPPDALIGSGIPRHARQLHTLNHGEVVCAVTISNSTRHVYTGGKGCVKVWDVGQPGTKTPVAQLDCLNRDNYIRSCKLLPDGRSLIVGGEASTLSIWDLASPTPRIKAELTSSAPACYALAISPDAKVCFSCCSDGNIVVWDLQNQTLVRQFQGHTDGASCIDISHDGTKLWTGGLDNTVRCWDLREGRQLQQHDFNSQIFSLGYCPTGEWLAVGMESSNVEVLHVSKPDKYQLHLHESCVLSLQFASCGKWFVSTGKDNLLNAWRTPYGASIFQSKESSSVLSCDVSTDDQFIVTGSGDKKATVYEVIY, from the exons ACGCACTTGCAAGCATCAGTGGCAGCTGGAGCAGCTTCAGGCCCTCCTCAAAGCCTCAAGCTTACCTACCCTGAGACATTGGATCGCATTAAGGAGGAGTTTCAGTTCCTACAAAGTCAGTACCACAG CTTAAAGATGGAGTGTGAGAAGCTAGCGACAGAGAAGACAGAGATCCAGAGACATTATGTCATG TATTATGAAATGTCCTACGGGCTGAACATTGAAATGCACAAACAG ACTGAAATTGCCAAACGTCTGAATGTTATATGTGCCCAGTTGGTGCCATTTCTGTCTCAAGAG CATCAACAACAAGTGGTCCAGGCAGTTGAACGAGCTAAACAAGTGACAATGGCAGAGCTAAATGCAGCTATTGGG CACCAGCTCCAAGCTCAGCACCTGTCACACCATGCACCTCCTATTCCACTAACACCTCACCCGTCTAGTTTGCAGCCTCCCAACCTGGCTGCTGCCACCAGTGCCTCCAGTCTGCTGGCCCTTTCTGGTGTTCTTGGACTGCAGTCGCAGCTGGCAGCAAAAGAAGGACTGACCGACTCGGAGCACAGAG ACAGAGACCCAGGGCCT AGTTGTGTTACTCTTCCAAATGGGGAGAGAGTGCGAACTTTATCGGATTACCTGAACAGCAACAAAAAACGCAAAACAGAGGAGAAAGACTTTGGAACAGATTAC GGTAGTGATGCAGACCGCAGTGAAGACAATCTTGTGGTGGATGAG GATCCTGCTTCACCTCACAGTGTCCACTCCTACTCCTCGCGAGAAAATGGTGTGGATAAAACTAACCTACAAAGAAAGGACCCTCCTCCAGCAAGTCCAAACTCTATGACGTCTTCTAGCAGTGTATCCCCCTCCAGGAGCAAGGATCTTCCCACG CAAGTAGAAAAGGCTGGGACGCCAGGCCTGAAGTCTAGCACTCCAAATTCTCAGAGCGATATGAGCACACCTGGTCCTAGTGGGGCTACTTCTTCTCAGTTTAGACCTCTCTCCAGTAAACCTGCTATTGACCCCTTAG CCCTGGGACTTCGGGCACCCTTGGGAACCCAGGGTGGTTATCCAGCTGCATTCAGTATTGCTCATCCTTCTGTGAATGCTGAAGGAGCTGGGGCCTATGCTGGTCTTCACCTCATGTCTCCACAGATAAATGGGGCAGCTGCTGCTGGAAATTATGGAAGATCCTCTTTA GTTGGTTATGACCCTCATGCACATATGCGAAGTTTGGGGGCTACTATTCCAGGAGCTGCCTCTGGAAAACC AGCTTACTCTTTCCATGTTAGTGCAGATGGGCAGATGCAGCCTGTCCCCTTTCCTCCAGATGCTCTAATAGGTTCTGGAATCCCTCGTCACGCTCGCCAACTCCATACATTAAACCATGGAGAAGTcgtctgtgctgtgactataagcaACTCTACACGTCATGTCTACACTGGAGGCAAAGGTTGTGTAAAAGTGTGGGACGTTGGACAACCAGGCACAAAGACTCCTGTGGCACAACTTGACTGCTTG AATCGTGATAACTATATTCGCTCCTgtaaactccttccagatggtcGCAGCCTTATTGTTGGGGGAGAGGCCAGCACTTTGTCTATATGGGACTTGGCTTCACCTACTCCAAGAATAAAAGCAGAGCTCACCTCTTCTGCTCCTGCTTGTTATGCTCTTGCCATTAGCCCTGATGCCAAAGTCTGTTTCTCCTGCTGCTCAGATGGCAACATTGTAGTATGGGACTTGCAGAACCAGACCCTTGTCAG ACAATTTCAAGGACACACAGATGGGGCCAGCTGTATAGATATTTCTCATGATGGCACCAAACTATGGACTGGTGGTCTGGACAATACAGTTCGTTGTTGGGACCTGAGAGAAGGCAGACAGCTTCAGCAGCATGACTTCAACTCTCAG atctTCTCCTTGGGTTATTGCCCTACAGGCGAGTGGCTGGCTGTAGGGATGGAGAGCAGCAATGTTGAAGTATTACATGTGTCCAAACCTGATAAGTACCAGCTGCATCTTCACGAAAGCTGTGTCCTGTCTCTGCAGTTTGCTTCCTGTG GTAAATGGTTTGTAAGTACTGGGAAGGACAATTTGTTGAATGCCTGGCGAACACCGTATGGAGCCAGCATTTTCCAG TCAAAAGAGTCTTCATCCGTTCTGAGCTGTGACGTATCCACTGATGACCAGTTCATTGTGACAGGTTCCGGTGACAAGAAAGCCACAGTCTATGAGGTTATCTACTAA